A genomic segment from Acyrthosiphon pisum isolate AL4f chromosome A3, pea_aphid_22Mar2018_4r6ur, whole genome shotgun sequence encodes:
- the LOC103310284 gene encoding uncharacterized protein LOC103310284, translating to MDWLCERAILTPKNDRAAVINEILLKSFKGTEMEYKFIDLVLKTDDAIHYPVEFLNALNPPGFLAHKLVLKVGTPIMLLRNLHPPKLCNGTRLRVKALQNNVIEATIITGCAQGGSTLIPRIPLLSSSYPFEFKRLQFPIKVSFAKTINKSLGQSLKIPGIYLSDDCFTHGKFYVACSRVSSPTSLVILAPNGRTTNVVYKEVL from the coding sequence atgGATTGGTTATGTGAGCGCGCTATTTTGACCCCCAAAAATGACAGGGCAGCTGTGATTAATGAAATTCTTCTTAAATCATTTAAGGGAACAGAAATGGAGTATAAGTTTATAGACTTGGTACTGAAGACAGATGACGCAATTCACTATCCTGTGGAGTTCCTCAACGCACTTAATCCCCCTGGTTTTCTAGCACATAAGTTAGTCCTTAAAGTAGGAACTCCAATTATGCTGTTGCGAAATCTTCATCCACCCAAACTCTGCAATGGTACTAGACTGCGCGTGAAAGCACTCCAAAACAATGTTATTGAGGCAACAATAATTACAGGTTGTGCTCAAGGAGGATCAACGCTTATACCACGTATACCACTTTTATCATCAAGCTATCCATTCGAATTTAAAAGACTGCAGTTTCCTATCAAGGTATCTTTTGCAAAGACTATAAATAAGTCGCTAGGGCAGTCGTTGAAGATACCAGGAATTTACTTGAGTGATGACTGCTTTACACATGGGAAATTTTATGTGGCATGCTCCAGAGTTAGTTCACCTACAAGCTTAGTCATTCTTGCCCCAAACGGAAGAACAACCAATGTAGTTTATAAGgaggtgttataa